In Triplophysa rosa linkage group LG2, Trosa_1v2, whole genome shotgun sequence, the genomic window GAAGTTTTGGAGCAAATTACATCCCAGGAGGCTTAAAACGGCCACAGAGGATTTACAGACATTTTTTTCTCACCGATGCAGATGCATGAGACAAGCAGACTTCTTTTCAATCATTATACTGCAAATAAGAGTGTTAAAACAGAATGCACAGTGTGAAATGTCAGTTATCAACAAATGACACATACAGTAACTTAAACAGAACAACACAAGTGAAGGTAGTAAAGTGTAAAAACAGTAAACAACGAGGCTGTGATTTACAGAAATAAACGAGTCAAAGACTGCTAGAATGCATCTACTTGCCTCTGACGTTTCTCTTTGCTTAAGTCCTCCTTGTCCCTGTCTTCATCCACTGCTTCTTTATTTCTAAATTCCTCTTTCCTTCTCTCACTCATGTCTCCCATCTTGTCCTTCTCCTCCCCTTCATCCCCTGAGCCAGAGGAGCTGCTCTCTTCTGAGCTGGAGTCATCGCTTGATGTCGTCTCATACCTTCAGATGGACATGTTTGTGGAGATGAAGCTATGCAATACTTTTTAAACAGTTCCATGATAATATTATGTACATTATAGTTTTCTTGAACCTACCCTCCATTTACACCAACAAACTGCAGGTTCTTTTTCGTTCCATTAGGTCCCTGCTGGCCATCCTTCTTCATAATGGACTTCAGGGTGCTTTGACTTCCTGGTAAAAAAGAGAAATGGATACACATCAACAATTATGTACAAGAAGGGTCCCAGACTTTAAGAGTACAttttcaaaattattaacaTGTTTTACCTTTACAAATTATATCAGTATaatgatttaaaggggtcatatggcggaagtacgtgcttttctgtgtttttggtgtgttataagttgcccatgcatgtattagacacgtaaaattgcacaaatgaaagtgtggaaacaaaatatgcattctatctaaaagcgaatgctcaaccagacttgcctgaaactctacgtaacttcgtaacatgatttgactaagaccgcccaaatctacacgtagttaaggtagGCGTAAtggtaaatctcattgtatcgcctgtcagtacaattgctttggaacctgatgttccgaatatggtaagaggcgttacatttccatgaaatgcttgcagtatttcaccaatcactacgcacaggtaaactggccaatcatagcacacctcgcttttcagagcgatgagctttgtaaaaaatcagcgcgtttcagagaggcggggcaaagaggagatacaaacatgcacggtatgtggaaaatacgttttttaaactttaaatggtgtatacacattgcgttacatctaaaacaaacaataatattcgttttagccatgtcatatgacccctttaatataaaaGCTCAATAAAGAAATGTCAATAATTGGTCATGTGTTCCTTTTTTATGGATGCATGCACTCATACAAGTTTGTGCAAAACCTGATCTTTGTTATCCAAGCATGACTTGAAATCTTAAGTGTGTTCTTGAATGAAACCAAGAAAATCTTTCACACTCTGCTAATCAAGGTTACCtaagtttaataaaaattaaaactttgaaaacatttattggaaaaataaataaataaacaaattattggaaaaacttaaactataAACGAAAAATGTAAAcggtgcctcagaaataaacagaaacaatttatttcagtttaaaaataataaaaaatacactaaaataataataaaaaataaaaaataaattaatcttatacagcaacataaaaatattttttataaatatattttaatcattttaatagataaataaatttaataataaatgacaaaagcataacaaaattacaaaaaatgtaactaaatttgaaataaaaactgaaatctaaaaataaaaataaaagctaaaatataaacagaactaTAATCACTCTGCTACTAACATGAGCCATATCACAAATGTTTCTATTATTTAATTAGTAGAAATAGTGCAAAATGTCAAATGtctttattcaaatgtattatgtTACGATGTTGTGGTTGTAAACATTtctaaattgtaaaaatgtccAAGTTTAGAGTTGCAATATGGACTAAATATTTGAACTGAttatacaattacatttttctcTTCAAATAATCtttgaatattaaaaatgacatgaacTTGCTGACAGTATTCCAGGTAGAAAGAGAGGTCAGGTGTATTCAAGCCTACacagtgttaaagggatacttcaggcaaaaaacaaaacacggctccgtggtcttaacaaaggtcttctgaagcgaatcaatgcgtttgtttaagagaaatatccatattgacagcgctattaacgttatTGTCTAGCTTCCATTATCCCTCTGCTGCgtgtgaacctgaggcttgtttttccggcaaacgACGCAGAGGCGTGTCGTGTGTTCCGGTGACGAACTTGGAATTTTCCATTTTGTTCCAATAGGTCTCCTCTGCATAGGAGCTTTCATCATCGTCCtatgccggaaaaacaagcctcaggttcacgcGCAGCCAAACCTAACGTTAATAGcactgtcaatatggatatttctcttaaacaaacgcatcgattcgcttcagaagacctttgttataGACCttctttttatatatgcacaatttagaatgttttagactttaaatcgtattatattgtattgtcattgtgttgaatgtctgtactagaagcttccaacaccaaagaaaattccttgtgtgtgcaagcacacttggcaataaagctcttctgattctgattctgattctgattgttGTCAGAGCGGTAGCCCAGTGGTTAGCGGTCCAGACAAATACATGAGCTGTTGGCTCACAGTGACCCAGGTTCGAGTCCGACCCGGGTCATGTCCCGATTCCACACCCCATCTCTTAAGTTCCTGTCTGCCTCCACAGTCCTACGGATAAAAGTATAAAGCccgcccccccaaaaaaaagaAGACCTCTGTTAAGACCACGGAATCATGTCACGCAGTTCTTTGagcgatggatgcactttttggagcttcaaaaaattgaccaccattcactcccattctaccacttggaagaaaatgatacgtggtattataacttcgactGGTATTATAactaaaacatggggaaattttgtctcttgcctgaagtatccctttaatacaaaataacaaaaaaagttttgactTGAATCTTTATCTAAAATCCTGTCTGTGAGTTATACTTTGCCACCACCTCAAAGTGCTGACAGTCAACACGCACCCAAAACTGAGAGCAACACCGAGCTGACATCATGATTCATTATGAAATAGAGAGTTATTGCTGTTGTGGAAAATTATCAAGTTGCAACCACATTAGCCAGAAACAAATCAAGACCATAAGCTACAGCTGGCAACAAGAATTCATATCTGTTAGACATATCGAAAGTCTAAtcactgtttttgttgttttaacagtaGAAACTTTGAAAACCACTAAAAGTCTTTGAAActgtttgaagcaaaaagaaaCTCATCCCACAGCCTAAAGCTATGCCAAACATGTTAAGTACAGGCTTCGCTCTGCCAAATACCAAAGACGATCGACGCCCCTCTCCACAGAGACTGAAAAAGAACAATTCTGAGAACTGCCAGAACATGCCCTTCAGATGGACACATTCTCTCTGACGCTCTGCGTCTCTAAAGGTGTATGTAGTAAAAAGCAGTCATTATCCACGATTTCCTTATTTTGACAGGTGAGAGCAAGAACTATGTGCCTTGCAGCCAGTAATCTGTTACGTGTTCACCCGAGACAGCCACACGAGAGcagtttcatgaaaaaaatcagTCAAGGGGAGTTCAAGATGAAAAAGGAGCTTCTAATGTCACTGCGGAACAAAGTCTCACCTAAAGTCAACTCAATAACATGTAACCCATGAAAGTATCAGGTACACCAGAATTACCAGGTAGTTGACAGGAAATACTTtcttacacacatacacactttttaggtaaaacatttaacaaaaaatatgtttttgaaatATATTGGCTTAAATAGACTCTATTACTGTCTATATATTATCAACTACTGTATATAGAACATTATAGATCAACTCATTGTTTGATAACAGAATTGGGCATACCATGCAATGCTGTTGACATCTGCTGGTCCATGCGGCTCTTCTGTGCAGTACTCAGTGTATCTTCTGTACACGCACTTTCTATCCGTGTAACCTCCGTCTTTACACTACTCAAGTGGGAACTGACCTCACTAACCTTCTGTGTTTCTGGGGGTATATGAGACAGAAAACGATCATCTTATGTAAGTGCACATGTTGTTATTTATCAATtgaatttaaacatgtttttaatctgATCTGAAAATCAAATAGGCCGGATTTGAACCCGTGACCTTGTGAGCACCACAGCTTTGAAGTTTTATGATCATATGCACTATGAGTCTGAATACATCAGTGTATTGCTTTTTATGATTctgctaaaaaaaaaataccATCCAGTTTGTTTTGTGGGTGGggaagacaaaaaaaatgtgtctgCATGGCACTGTTTAGGATTAGATTAAATGTGCAATGGAAAAGCATGAAGCCAATTCAAATTCTTCATATCAGATCAGCTTTGCTTGGTAAAAAGACTTTCTAATATGGAGAATATTGGAGGAGTTTATTCTAGAGCCAATTCATTTTTTAGTAAATATGGAAACACTAAACTCTTGGCAGCAGATTTGAGTGACCATCTACCACAATCACCTCATGTGCGTGTATAAACTCTCTCACACTTCTTCTACAGAGTATCAGCAAATGGTTCTTCAAACTTCATAGCATTTCATAGACATGTTAATTCGTGGCTTATTACAAAATAGCACACACGAAAAAAACATGAGAAACATGGGGAACTCAATTAGCATACATTCATTTAtcataaattaaacaaacaacattgaaatctgttcttaaataaaacaaattcttACACTGGACAATCCTTATAATCATTCTGAAAATATTACCTAATAAATATTTGCACAAGTTactatacactctaaaaaatgttacGGTTATTTTACATGAAACAAGTGACATGAAACAAATGACATGATTTTCACAATGaagctgtgaaatcaattaaatatactgtttatattgtgaaaaggtaagtaaaaaaattaagtaaatctgagAAACTAGaatatttctattagaattcaccaaaaagtgtatattaaaaatataatatggtaattaaatacttatggtatttaagtttattaaatgaaaacatatgTACATTTTTCGAGAAATTACCTGTTGGATTTTGAATCATTTTTTATATgtccaacagaaaaaaaatcagttaaatgactttaaaagattttgtttagttaatgtaactgtttatttttgtgatatttactaagccaCATGTATTACTTTTAAGATTGTAGATAATTTCCAGGAGGCTGCTCTTATAGAAAGTGTTTACGCAAAGCTTTTGTCTATTACATAACACTGAGGACTTATGAATCAGCATCGGCAAAGACAACAACTAGTCATTTAGCACAAGCTGCTgccttccaaaaaaaaaaagagctcATTGTTGGATTATATCCAAAGCCCCCATGCATTTTTTTCAGGGTCAGAGAAAACATTACCCTGTCAGATCGTGTCAGGCCTtactacagacacaaacacactgtgTACACCTTGTCCTGTCACTATTCTTCACCATACCCTGCATGAACAGACATTTGATGTGTAAATATGGCGATCAGAAGCATTGCAGTAGTTTTAGTCAATAGGTTTATATTAAACATTCCTGCCATTTTCTCCCTACCTAATGGATGTTCTCATGGTTTGAGGTTTTAATAGGGAAACAATAAAGCAGCGTCATATGTTGGTTTTACAACATTTTTAGATCTGCTGTAATGAAGctaggttaaagggatagttcaccccatcatttattcaccctcatgtcattccaaatctgtatgactttcttttatcaccagaacgcaaaagaatatattttgaagaatgtcggtaaccaaccAAGactgccccccattgacttccattgtacagacacaaaccCAAGtgtaatttctcaaaatatcttccttcatattccacagaagaaagagtcatacaaagatttggaatgacataagggtgaataaatgatgacatttttacttttgggtgaactatccctttaagaaagctAGTATAACATACAAAATAACATTTGCTAAAACACAGCATCGGAACATTTGAGATTACACAACTAACCTTTGACGACACTGCCCGAGTCTCCTTGAGGCCTCAGAAGATCCATGCCGCAGAGATCTTCAACACTTCCATACTTCATAACAGAATTGATGGATGATAGTGTAGTAACTAGCTCACTGTTTATGGAGCTAAACTGGGATTGCTGAGGTGGGCCAAATGCATCTGCTAGCTCAGTGTAGTTCTGGGCAAGCAACGTCTGCTGTTCTTGCAACAGCTTTTGCACTCTCTCTATATAATGATCGAGTCCAACACCTTGCCCAGCCTCTGGCTGGATGGACTCTGTTGATTCCTCAGGAACTCTTTTAACTTGGGTCTGGGCAGGAGACTGAGAGGGTCCACAGGCAATGTTCCTTGTCTTCAGACCAACTAAGAAGTTCTCATGTATGCTTGTGTGACCAACCCCAGTCTCCTTGGATCTGCAAGATAACATCCTGTCAAGCACACCCTCTTCCGTTGCTGCGGTTCCTACTGAAATGGAGCGTGTTTTAATTGTGGTCTGCACGTCTTTTATGAGACCATCTCCGACGGCAATTGTACGAGTCTCTACTGGTTCTGTGcttatttgtttgtcttttgaaTATGATTCTGTGGTTGTGCAGGAATCAGTCAGGACTATCTTTTCTGTATTGGttaacttgtttgttttttcaatttCTGTGGTTGTGTATTGAGATGCACACATAGGTAAGACCATGACTCCAAAGTCAGTTTTTTGAACTTCATCGGTTGCTGAACTCTGGGTTACCACCTCCATGACAGGCTTGACCGACACATTCACTGAACAATCTCCACATCCAATAGACCTGAAATCATTGACCTGTTCAGCCTCTGCTTTGCAAAGTCCTAAACCTTCAGAAGTAAACTCGGTGTTGATCCCCACTTCACATACACTTACTTCCACTCCTACTCTTTGATCGCACATCACAACCTGCCTGCCGACATATTGATCTTTCACCTCGGGACGTTCTTGTACAACCCACCGCTCCATCGGCAACTCTGGACCCACAGCGACATTCATTACATCTGGCCTGCATGTGATGCCCACTACATTCATTTGTGGGACATGATTTATACTTGCATCACTAAACTCAACATGGTTGCCCACACCTTGGCTCTGTGTAGACACTCTGGCTTCCACTGAAGTGCTGTACATTTCTGGCTTAGCCATCAAACCTTTATCAGCCTTTTTTCTTGACCCAGCCACTTGAAGCTGAAGCTTTAGTTTTCCCATCTCCATTTCGTGGGTGGTCTCTTTAAGCTGAACTTCCAATCTGTAGATCTTTTCTTTGAGGGCTTCGATGGTCTGGTGCTGCATCTCGATCTCTGCTTCTACTTCACTGCTCATGCCCAGCATGGCTTCAGTCACCCCAACTCCTGCGCTCCTCACATCCTGCTCTGTTCCCACAGCCACATCTCTGCTTCGCTCAGGTGACCTACGATACACGACCATGTTGTTCATGTTTTCGTCGGCTCCAACGCCAATGGACTTGCTCTCACGACTCCACTGCTGCacgttttggtttgttttttgctCGGTTTGGTGTAAGCTGTGTTTCAAATCCTCACTATTATCCTGGATCTTCTTCTCTAAAGCCTCCACTTCAGCTGTCAGTTGTCTGAACTCTTGTAGACTTTGAGAGCTCTGCTCAGTGTTCTCCATCTCATTGATGTGGAGCTCAGAACCTGCTGGAAGCTGACTCAGTGGCTCATACTGATCAGCACTGCCGACGCTGTAGGAGCGCTTCCTAAAACCTCCACCCAAACCCTGTCCAGCAAGCTTTGAATTCTTCATTTGGGACACCAGTTGCCTCTTCTCCTCTTGCAAGACTGAGATCTTGACTTGAAGGATTGGGATGGTCTTTACTTGCTCCTCAAGTTCTTTAAGTCGCTTTAGAGCCACTACCATCTGTTCTCGAATGTGCTGGAGGTGCAGGGGACTAACATTGGTCACCGGTGTGGTCATGCCCGAGCTGAGGGGGCTATGGCGGATTGAACTGCCCATGGAGGATGTTAAGTAGAGGTTGTACTCACCATTGCCTAGATGTCCATTATGTTGCAGAGAATGAGAGCTGGGTGAAAACTGGCTTGGCCCATATGAGCCACTGTAAGAAGACAGGGAGCTGGAAGAGCCCATCCCTCCAAAGCTGGCCAGTCGCCTACGGGGCGGCTCACTGACCGGTGGCTGCATTAGGAGGCGCTCCTGCTCCAGGCGTCTTCGAGTCTCCATTAGCGTTTTCTCCACCTGGGGGTTATGGCGAAGGAGGCGGGGAGACGGTGGTGGCAGTAGCTGCTTGGTCTCAGGGATGTTCACAAAGGCTTGCGGGGCTTCATGGACTTCGACAGTGTGGCCAGGGGGGGCTACCTGGGTCCGAGGTGTGAAGTAGACTGGTGACTGTTTGCTCTCATCGCTGTTGGAGGAGGACAAGGAGTCAGTCGAAGTCCACTCAGTCTGGCCACTGCAACTTCTCTGTGGCGGCGGGACAGACCGGACCGCTTTTGGCTTTCTCTGGATGTTTAGCTTCTTGATGGTGTTGCCTCTCTCAATGTCATCCACATACTTAAGGAAGTCCAAGTCTAGCTGATAACCATATGGGGTTTCCAGAGAGTACGGGTCCTTCTCATCATCATCTTTTTCTGTTGAAAGTAAACAAAAGGTGGCATTAGTTCAATAATATCACACAGTGCatagaataaaatatacagCAATGCATTTTACAGCCGCAAATTAAGAGAGCACTTAATTTTTGCATTTCTGCATGTTAAgtggcaattccagtccagtgtctgttgaatttcaacaaacaaacctcaggaatgacaaaaaaaatcacaaaaaatcaatgtgaaagactgagagaatgtaagaaagttgtaaaaaaaaagtcaGGCTTCTTCGATTGAAGTGAtcctaaaataaatgtaaaacatttatcTTGTGTTGTTTagacatgaatatgaacttgttctCTTTGCAGTGTTCGACATCTGCAAAGAAACAGCATATTTTCAATATTATGACCAGTTTGTCCAATTTCAATGTTCTGCCagtaaatgcaaaataaaaacaatattttgatttggaatttggcAGGAATGTTATCaccagttcacagaatgaaacaatataagttgatatatatatatatatacaggtgctggtcatataattagaatatcatcaaaaagttgatttatttcactaattccattcaaaaagtgaaacttgtatattatattcattcattacacacagactgatatatttcaaatgtttatttcttttaatttgatgattataactgacaactaatgaaaatcccaaattcagtatctcagaaaattagaatattacttaagaccaatacaaagaaaggatttttagaaatcttggccaactgaaaagtatgaacatgaaaagtatgagcatgtacagcactcaatacttagttggggctccttttgcctgaattactgcagcaatgcggcgtggcatggagtggatcagtctgtggcactgctcaggtgttatgagagcccaggttgctctgatagtggccttcagctcttctgcattgttgggtctggcatatcgcatcttcctcttcacaataccccatagattttctatggggttaaggtcaggcgagtttgctggccaattaagaacagggataccatggtccttaaaccaggtactggtagctttggcactgtgtgcaggtgccaagtcctgttggaaaatgaaatctgcatctccataaagttggtcagcagcaggaagcatcagaagcgtctcgcctgggctaaagacaaaaaggactggactgctgctgagtggtccaaagttatgttctctgatgaaagtaaattttgcatttcctttggaaatcagggtcccagagtctggaggaagagaggagaggcacagaatccacgttgcttgaggtccagtgtaaagtttccacagtcagtgatggtttggggtgccatgtcatctgctggtgttggtccactgtgttttctgaggtccaaggtcaacgcagccgtataccaggaagttttagagcacttcatgcttcctgctgctgaccaactttatggagatgcagatttcattttccaacaggacttggcacctgcacacagtgccaaagctaccagtacctggtttaaggaccatggtatccctgttcttaattggccagcaaactcgcctgaccttaaccccatagaaaatctatggggtattgtgaagaggaagatgcgatatgccagacccaacaatgcagaagagctgaaggccactatcagagcaacctgggctctcataacacctgagcagtgccacagactgatcgactccatgccacgccgcattgctgcagtaattcaggcaaaaggagccccaactaagtattgagtgctgtacatgctcatacttttcatgttcatacttttcagttggccaagatttctaaaaatcctttctttgtattggtcttaagtaatattctaattttctgagatactgaatttgggattttcattagttgtgagttataatcatcaaattaaaagaaataaaaatttgaaatatatcagtctgtgtgtaatgaattaatataatatacaagtttcactttttgaatggaattagtgaaataaatcaactttttgatgatattctaattatatgaccagcacctgtatatacatatatatatatatatatatatatatatatatatgtgtgtgtatatataagaAAAATTATATGGCTATGATTTTACAGAGATGTCAAAACATGAACTACCtacagtttaatttaatttctaaCACCAACATACAGACACATTCTACATAATATCATGACAAAACAAACTCCATGTGTTTACAGAGTATTTGTAAGGGGAGGGTGGTTGGGGGTGGGGTTAAAGAGAAACATGAAGAAAAAATGTTTCCTTCTAACCAAAGATCTGATGCGACTGACAATTGTAAACATTTCACTTCTTCACTGCCTTGCAGACGCGAAATGCCTTGTCAGAGGTGCAAAAGGTTTCTTTTCTCTAACTAGAAGCCTAGGAATATCCATCAACAGATCTTAAATCACAGTCCAAATTCCACACCAGAGAGAGAATTCCTGCCGTCAGTTAGACAGATTAACTCTCTGGAAGCAAAGACACTTTCAGCTAATATAGAGAACAGACACAgtacattaaatataaacagcAAACAGCAAACCGCTAAACACATTGCCTTgctatttgcctttttaaagaaatatgtaaaatgcatttaagtTGACTTGAGCATGTAATACGTTGTCTCCCGAAGCCTTTAGATAGAACTGAAAGATTTCACTTAAGCAACCTAATCCCTCATTGTTCAAGCGTCACTTACCCTAAGTCAAACAGCAGTGTTCATGCAGCGCCGCATGTTCCCTCGCAGGCCGTAATAGAGTTTTATAAGTAGAACAAGCTGCAGGCAGCCTCCGCTCGCTCACTGAGCACTTTCTCAACCTTCACTCCATAAGGGGAAAAAATTCCACTATTGGTGTAAACTTAGCCCAGTGCGTGATAGGCTGGCTGCCTCGACCAATCACGCAGCACTTACGCTGTCTTATTTCTTTCAAAGCACTCTTTAAAACACTTTGTAACCCCTTCAAACAGTGGGCCGttttaaaatacactttttgGACATGTTTATGTTACCCTAAACAATCTAAATTGGCCAGAAACTTAAGATAAAGCTTGTGTGTTTGCGCCTCTGTGGTGCATCTAGTGTATCTATATCTAGACTTGCTGATAAAAATACCAGTACAGAAACAAAAATAGGGTTGTGTAAACACACTAGTTggataatgttttttaaatactcAAACCAAACTTAAGGGctttaattttgcatttaattAAGCAACAATAATTCAAGAGAGCACTGACAAATCCTTTTAAGCGTATTTGCGTGGCAACAATCACTAGCCTGTTAAGCATGCCAGCTTGCTGACCATAGCAAGAACTCAACAGCAAAGTCGCGGAGAGCGAGACTGGCTTGTCTGGTACGGCAAACAGACATTTGGGCAGCTGAACGCTGACCTCACCCTACTGTATGTGAACACGGGAGGGGGGTTGTCGACCTGTGACACTGAATGGATGAGTGAGTGGTGAGGGAAACAAAATGAAGGCAGTGTGAGAAAGAGCTCCAAGAATAATCCACCCACACCATCGCTTAAGAGTCTAGAATTACACAGGacaccagacacaaaaacacccCGGAGGATGTTCAGATCAAAATAGTTTATGCTACGGGCAATTGGATGAAGCAAACTTGCTCTCTATTCATCACTGTGTGCCTTACATTGGCTAGACTGGTCCAACCACCAACTGTGAGAGGGTATAAGATAAGACATAAATTACGCCAAATATACATT contains:
- the kank1a gene encoding KN motif and ankyrin repeat domain-containing protein 1a, giving the protein MAQTVHINGNASEKDDDEKDPYSLETPYGYQLDLDFLKYVDDIERGNTIKKLNIQRKPKAVRSVPPPQRSCSGQTEWTSTDSLSSSNSDESKQSPVYFTPRTQVAPPGHTVEVHEAPQAFVNIPETKQLLPPPSPRLLRHNPQVEKTLMETRRRLEQERLLMQPPVSEPPRRRLASFGGMGSSSSLSSYSGSYGPSQFSPSSHSLQHNGHLGNGEYNLYLTSSMGSSIRHSPLSSGMTTPVTNVSPLHLQHIREQMVVALKRLKELEEQVKTIPILQVKISVLQEEKRQLVSQMKNSKLAGQGLGGGFRKRSYSVGSADQYEPLSQLPAGSELHINEMENTEQSSQSLQEFRQLTAEVEALEKKIQDNSEDLKHSLHQTEQKTNQNVQQWSRESKSIGVGADENMNNMVVYRRSPERSRDVAVGTEQDVRSAGVGVTEAMLGMSSEVEAEIEMQHQTIEALKEKIYRLEVQLKETTHEMEMGKLKLQLQVAGSRKKADKGLMAKPEMYSTSVEARVSTQSQGVGNHVEFSDASINHVPQMNVVGITCRPDVMNVAVGPELPMERWVVQERPEVKDQYVGRQVVMCDQRVGVEVSVCEVGINTEFTSEGLGLCKAEAEQVNDFRSIGCGDCSVNVSVKPVMEVVTQSSATDEVQKTDFGVMVLPMCASQYTTTEIEKTNKLTNTEKIVLTDSCTTTESYSKDKQISTEPVETRTIAVGDGLIKDVQTTIKTRSISVGTAATEEGVLDRMLSCRSKETGVGHTSIHENFLVGLKTRNIACGPSQSPAQTQVKRVPEESTESIQPEAGQGVGLDHYIERVQKLLQEQQTLLAQNYTELADAFGPPQQSQFSSINSELVTTLSSINSVMKYGSVEDLCGMDLLRPQGDSGSVVKETQKVSEVSSHLSSVKTEVTRIESACTEDTLSTAQKSRMDQQMSTALHGSQSTLKSIMKKDGQQGPNGTKKNLQFVGVNGGYETTSSDDSSSEESSSSGSGDEGEEKDKMGDMSERRKEEFRNKEAVDEDRDKEDLSKEKRQRYELNEKMLSACNMLKSHLNDPKALSSKDVRPYVNTVQHEWFRVSSQKTAVSEMVEDYLNTFRSISPALLQHVVNMADGNGNTALHYSVSHSNFHIVKKLLDADVCNVNQQNKAGYTPIMLAALAAVEATEDMRVVEELFSKGDVNAKASQAGQTGLMLAVSHGRMDMVKALLACGADVNIQDDEGSTALMCASEHGHVEIVKLLLAQPGCDATLSDNDESNALSIALEAGHKDIAVLLYAHMNFSKAQSPGTPRLGRKTSPSPTRRGHV